One window of the Shimwellia blattae DSM 4481 = NBRC 105725 genome contains the following:
- a CDS encoding GumC family protein, translating into MKLSVAERGWKNNGLIDTSRFLREFRQNIWKIVLAGVIAGAVAYPLISLMPKQYVSTATVLIKAQQDNVLPFSPVEAYDSTRNGYYETQYALMQSRIVLEQAIKQLGLAQNPQFTGEKAGGAPQSEQQRLDNVLKTLLKHLSINSVRTTHLATVSYESTSAQLSADIANGVARAFIDYSAGQKRLKTRRAAADNQQKLRALRAQIKQQKEAIDRYLAQEGLLVFRGIDGFETGQLDIATSRLADAVQRRVSAQSLYHEARTGSGRSLSTVISLPAVSGPGQMQDLRNAMTQAKRSLYELRKSYGPGHMKILAAQAQVQAIEEQTRQALKEQENGLRQQYQAAQADENNYRNQLEQQKRDFRNLALKREGYNDLKLELDQTQALYKTLYQRTQEQALSVSDSDADAVLYDPAVPAVLSAKPDKRFLLLMSVILALLLASLYYIIRAARGSAVDTASQLPEHFNLEPLGEIPHFSGVNSHEQLRHKIVSDPLNRDTIHSIRSLIMLNPKKLQVITITSAGQGEGRTLLASLLANSFSFDQKTLLIDMDFFNREGLSGELNAPQVPGVADVLCGSKSVDEVLVQLDDRLDFLPGGNVLVSSQLMLSSDRLQPLIETLRTRYQRIIIDAAAVSQGPDVQLINAVTDGLILVLKAGVIPVKPVIAALEKVANGHSVVIGGVLNQVEIREGETKTRGRVRAANSPGFPGMVERS; encoded by the coding sequence ATGAAACTTTCAGTGGCAGAAAGGGGCTGGAAAAATAACGGCCTGATTGATACCTCGCGTTTTCTCCGGGAATTTAGACAAAATATCTGGAAAATTGTGCTGGCGGGCGTGATTGCCGGTGCTGTGGCCTACCCGCTGATTAGCCTGATGCCGAAACAGTACGTCTCTACGGCAACGGTACTGATTAAAGCCCAGCAGGACAATGTACTGCCGTTTTCACCCGTTGAAGCCTATGACTCCACCCGTAATGGCTATTACGAAACGCAGTATGCGCTGATGCAGTCGCGTATCGTCCTGGAGCAGGCGATTAAGCAGCTCGGGCTGGCGCAGAACCCGCAATTTACCGGTGAAAAGGCGGGCGGCGCGCCGCAAAGTGAACAGCAGCGCCTGGATAACGTGCTGAAAACGCTGCTAAAGCACCTGTCCATTAACAGTGTGCGTACCACACATCTGGCTACCGTCTCCTATGAGTCCACCTCAGCGCAGCTTTCTGCGGATATCGCTAACGGGGTTGCCCGGGCGTTTATCGACTACAGCGCCGGGCAAAAGCGCCTGAAAACCCGGCGCGCTGCAGCGGATAACCAACAAAAATTACGCGCCCTCAGGGCGCAGATAAAGCAGCAAAAAGAGGCTATCGACCGCTATCTGGCGCAGGAGGGGCTGCTGGTTTTTCGCGGCATTGATGGTTTTGAGACCGGGCAGCTGGATATCGCTACCAGCCGCCTGGCGGATGCGGTGCAAAGGCGGGTAAGCGCCCAGTCGCTGTATCACGAAGCCCGCACCGGGTCGGGGCGCTCGCTGAGTACGGTGATTTCTCTGCCGGCGGTTTCAGGCCCCGGGCAGATGCAGGATCTGCGTAATGCGATGACCCAGGCAAAACGCTCCCTGTATGAGCTGCGCAAATCATACGGCCCCGGGCACATGAAGATCCTTGCAGCCCAGGCCCAGGTACAGGCTATAGAGGAGCAAACCCGGCAGGCACTGAAAGAGCAGGAAAACGGCCTGCGCCAGCAGTATCAGGCGGCACAGGCGGATGAAAACAATTACCGCAACCAGCTGGAACAACAAAAGCGCGACTTCCGGAATCTGGCCCTGAAACGCGAGGGCTATAACGATCTGAAGCTGGAGCTTGATCAGACACAGGCACTGTATAAAACGCTGTATCAGCGCACCCAGGAGCAGGCGCTGTCTGTCAGTGACAGTGATGCGGACGCGGTGCTTTATGATCCTGCCGTGCCTGCAGTGCTGTCTGCAAAACCCGACAAGCGCTTTCTGCTGCTGATGAGCGTGATACTGGCGCTGTTGCTCGCCAGCCTGTACTACATTATCCGGGCGGCAAGGGGGAGCGCTGTTGATACCGCCAGCCAGTTACCGGAGCATTTTAATCTGGAGCCCCTGGGGGAGATCCCGCATTTTAGCGGGGTAAACAGCCATGAGCAGCTGCGCCATAAAATCGTCAGCGATCCGCTTAACCGCGACACTATCCACAGTATTCGCTCACTGATTATGCTGAACCCCAAAAAACTGCAGGTGATTACTATTACCTCTGCCGGGCAGGGGGAAGGGCGCACATTACTGGCCAGTTTGCTGGCGAACTCTTTTAGTTTCGATCAAAAAACCCTGCTGATAGATATGGATTTCTTCAACCGGGAGGGTTTATCCGGCGAGCTGAATGCCCCGCAGGTGCCCGGTGTGGCAGATGTGCTGTGCGGCAGTAAGTCGGTTGATGAGGTGCTGGTGCAGCTTGATGACCGGCTGGATTTTCTGCCCGGGGGTAATGTTCTGGTCTCCTCGCAGCTGATGCTGTCATCAGACCGGCTGCAGCCGCTTATCGAGACACTGCGCACCCGGTATCAGCGGATCATTATCGACGCCGCCGCCGTCAGCCAGGGGCCGGATGTCCAGCTTATCAACGCCGTAACAGACGGGCTTATCCTGGTGTTGAAAGCCGGGGTTATCCCGGTAAAACCGGTCATTGCGGCGCTGGAAAAAGTGGCCAACGGCCACAGCGTGGTGATTGGCGGGGTACTGAACCAGGTGGAGATCAGGGAAGGTGAAACCAAAACCCGGGGGCGCGTGCGCGCGGCGAATTCGCCGGGGTTTCCCGGGATGGTGGAGCGGTCGTAA
- a CDS encoding undecaprenyl-phosphate glucose phosphotransferase — translation MIVNMRKVTHGGYPTFIKPIDFIIINSVLILSGWLLDIKTTEKVMLHALLFSTAFLLFGEYTKCYLYRHKKNKFYSRSRLFLTGFLALGFIESVRTLITGFDTLGYLALLDSRFISATVYWYALPLPFLYVIRVVIASYSAKKCVRVAIIGVTESGLAAEQALRHGYSDIRLELAFYDDRDPQRFRELKGRMTGPFKGSVMTLVAEARAGHLDEVYVALPMVALKRIRNVLGMLSDTTVNTYIVPDLYTYSRNISQIRYIHDLQAIGIFSSPFEGGGAIVKRAEDLILGSVIIIMISLLLFIIAVGVKITSEGPVFFEQDRYGLSGQRIKVKKFRTMRVMENSDRVVQATRNDPRVTRFGSFLRKTSLDELPQFINVLQGNMSIVGPRPHAVTHNELYRRQVENYMIRHKVKPGITGLAQVNGCRGEIDALFKLEKRIQYDIEYIQNWSLWLDIKIIFKTIFKGFIGKNAY, via the coding sequence ATGATTGTGAACATGAGAAAAGTTACTCATGGCGGATATCCGACATTTATCAAGCCAATTGACTTTATAATAATAAACTCAGTGTTGATATTGAGTGGCTGGCTGTTAGATATAAAAACAACTGAAAAAGTAATGCTCCATGCATTACTGTTTTCTACCGCATTTTTATTGTTTGGTGAATATACAAAGTGTTATCTGTATCGCCATAAGAAAAATAAATTCTATAGCCGTAGCCGGTTGTTCTTAACGGGCTTTCTGGCACTGGGATTTATCGAATCTGTCCGTACGCTGATTACCGGTTTTGACACATTAGGGTATCTGGCCCTGCTCGATAGTCGGTTTATTTCTGCCACCGTCTACTGGTATGCATTGCCACTGCCGTTTTTGTATGTGATTCGCGTAGTTATTGCAAGTTATTCGGCGAAAAAGTGTGTCCGGGTGGCAATTATTGGCGTGACAGAGAGTGGCCTTGCTGCGGAGCAGGCGCTGCGCCACGGGTACTCGGATATTCGCCTGGAGCTGGCATTTTATGACGATCGTGACCCGCAGCGGTTCCGGGAGCTGAAAGGGAGGATGACCGGCCCGTTTAAAGGGTCGGTTATGACACTGGTGGCAGAGGCCAGGGCCGGGCACCTTGATGAGGTCTACGTTGCGCTGCCGATGGTGGCCTTAAAGCGGATCCGTAATGTGCTTGGTATGCTGTCAGATACAACGGTAAACACCTATATTGTGCCAGATCTGTACACATACAGCCGGAATATATCACAAATCCGCTATATTCATGATTTACAGGCTATCGGGATATTTTCCTCTCCTTTTGAAGGGGGCGGCGCCATTGTAAAGCGCGCGGAGGATCTGATATTAGGTAGCGTGATTATTATAATGATCTCTTTATTACTGTTCATTATTGCCGTGGGTGTCAAGATAACGTCAGAGGGCCCGGTATTTTTTGAGCAGGATCGCTATGGCCTGAGCGGGCAACGAATTAAAGTAAAAAAATTCCGCACCATGCGGGTGATGGAAAATTCAGACCGGGTCGTTCAGGCCACCAGAAATGACCCCCGGGTAACACGATTTGGCTCTTTTTTAAGAAAAACATCACTCGATGAACTCCCCCAGTTTATTAATGTATTGCAGGGGAATATGTCAATCGTCGGGCCCCGGCCACATGCGGTGACCCATAATGAATTATACCGCCGCCAGGTGGAGAACTACATGATACGTCATAAAGTAAAACCCGGTATTACCGGGCTGGCACAGGTTAATGGTTGCCGCGGCGAGATCGACGCATTATTTAAACTGGAGAAGCGGATTCAGTATGACATCGAATATATCCAGAACTGGAGCCTGTGGCTGGATATAAAAATTATATTTAAAACTATTTTTAAAGGGTTTATTGGTAAAAATGCATACTAA
- the galE gene encoding UDP-glucose 4-epimerase GalE produces MAILVTGGAGYIGSHTVLALLERGDEVVVVDNLSNASRESLNRVAELAGKAPVTCIGDVRDTSLLRTLFARHDITDVIHFAGLKSVSESISQPLAYYENNVLGTVALLGEMQHAGVHSLIFSSSATVYGTPEKVPLDEQCLTAGTTNPYGTSKLMAEQILRDFSRAQPRFTITCLRYFNPVGAHRSGKIGEDPRGIPNNLVPYISQVAIGKLDCLSVYGNDYPTRDGTGVRDYIHVMDLACGHLAALDHQPEDGAFRAINLGTGTGYSVLELIGAFEKEAGRKVNYRIAPRRPGDIAECWSDPSLAHRLLGWRATHSLDDMIRDTWNWQKKNPQGYQA; encoded by the coding sequence ATGGCAATTCTTGTTACTGGTGGTGCAGGTTATATTGGCTCACATACGGTCCTGGCGTTACTGGAAAGAGGCGATGAGGTGGTGGTGGTTGATAACCTGTCCAACGCCTCCCGAGAGTCACTAAACCGGGTGGCGGAGCTGGCCGGAAAAGCGCCGGTCACCTGTATCGGAGATGTGCGGGATACCTCACTGCTGAGAACCCTGTTCGCCCGCCATGACATCACGGATGTTATCCACTTTGCCGGGCTGAAATCTGTCTCTGAGTCCATCAGCCAGCCGCTGGCCTATTACGAGAACAATGTGCTCGGCACCGTCGCACTACTGGGTGAAATGCAGCACGCCGGGGTACACAGCCTTATTTTCAGCTCATCAGCCACTGTGTACGGCACGCCGGAGAAAGTGCCGTTAGATGAGCAGTGCCTCACGGCCGGTACAACCAACCCGTATGGCACCTCTAAGCTGATGGCGGAGCAGATATTGCGGGACTTCTCCCGGGCCCAGCCCCGGTTTACCATCACCTGCCTGCGCTATTTCAACCCGGTGGGTGCCCACCGCTCCGGCAAAATCGGCGAAGATCCCCGGGGGATCCCCAATAATCTGGTGCCGTATATTTCCCAGGTTGCCATCGGTAAGCTCGACTGCCTGTCCGTATACGGGAATGACTACCCCACCCGGGACGGCACCGGCGTACGTGATTATATCCACGTGATGGATCTGGCCTGCGGGCACCTGGCGGCGCTGGACCACCAGCCAGAAGACGGCGCCTTCCGGGCCATTAATCTTGGCACCGGAACGGGTTATTCAGTTCTGGAGCTTATCGGGGCATTTGAAAAAGAGGCCGGGCGTAAAGTTAACTACCGGATCGCCCCCAGACGCCCGGGCGATATCGCCGAATGCTGGTCAGATCCCTCCCTGGCTCACCGGCTGTTAGGCTGGCGGGCAACCCACAGCCTGGACGACATGATCCGCGACACCTGGAACTGGCAGAAAAAGAATCCGCAGGGCTACCAGGCCTGA
- a CDS encoding Rpn family recombination-promoting nuclease/putative transposase, with amino-acid sequence MGKTGTTPGPHDAIFKKFLTRVDTARDFLQLHLPAELLALCDLSTLALTSGAFVEDDLRPYYSDVLYSLTAAGDAGYIYVLIEHQSTPEPLMPFRLMRYAIAAMQRHLDAGHHRLPLVIPVLFYAGLRRPYPWAVNWLEGFSLPDQARRLYTSDFPLVDVTVIADDDIMHHRSMATLTLLQKHIRQRDLAGLLDRLVTLLRPGHISEEQIVALINYIFNAGSASDADALVRKLAQQVPRYGEKIMLTLAEHFEQKGVKKGIEQGIEQGEREATRKIARTMLLRGLDAATVMAVTGLTASDIAKLQEA; translated from the coding sequence ATGGGTAAAACTGGAACCACACCGGGCCCGCACGATGCGATTTTTAAAAAATTTCTTACCCGCGTGGATACCGCGCGGGATTTTCTGCAACTGCATCTGCCCGCCGAACTCCTGGCATTATGCGATCTTTCCACACTGGCGCTGACATCCGGCGCATTTGTGGAAGATGATCTGCGCCCGTACTACAGCGATGTTCTCTACAGCCTGACCGCCGCAGGGGATGCCGGATATATCTATGTGCTCATTGAACACCAGAGCACGCCGGAGCCACTCATGCCGTTCAGGCTGATGCGTTATGCCATTGCGGCAATGCAGCGCCATCTTGATGCCGGGCACCACCGGCTACCGCTGGTTATTCCGGTGTTGTTCTATGCCGGGCTGCGTCGCCCTTACCCCTGGGCGGTTAACTGGCTGGAGGGCTTTTCTTTACCGGATCAGGCGCGGCGGCTCTACACCAGTGATTTCCCGCTGGTGGATGTGACGGTGATTGCGGACGATGACATTATGCACCACCGCAGTATGGCAACGCTGACACTGCTGCAAAAACATATTCGCCAGCGGGATTTAGCCGGGCTGCTGGACAGGCTTGTCACCTTACTGAGGCCAGGGCATATTAGCGAGGAGCAGATAGTTGCGCTGATAAACTATATCTTTAATGCGGGCTCGGCGTCTGATGCGGATGCCCTCGTCCGGAAACTGGCCCAACAGGTCCCCCGATACGGAGAGAAAATCATGCTGACGCTGGCAGAGCACTTTGAGCAGAAAGGGGTGAAAAAAGGCATCGAGCAGGGAATTGAGCAGGGGGAGCGTGAAGCCACGCGTAAAATCGCGCGCACCATGCTGCTGCGTGGTCTGGATGCCGCTACGGTGATGGCGGTTACCGGGTTAACCGCGTCAGATATTGCAAAACTTCAGGAAGCGTAG
- a CDS encoding polysaccharide biosynthesis/export family protein produces the protein MKIIKLCALLVLSFVFAGCNSSPPALQDVPETTSRGYSLGAGDTVSIVVYGEPEMTMHFIIDKSGAINFPYIGPLVLKGKTPEQVSDELTTRLRGEYLSKPMVTVSIVAFRKFYISGEVKNPNGYAYEPGLTVGRAIALAGGFTDRADRSDISIQRAGEGELPGSVGSGYAVHPGDIVTIGMGFF, from the coding sequence ATGAAAATAATTAAATTGTGCGCATTACTGGTACTGAGCTTTGTGTTTGCCGGGTGCAACTCATCGCCCCCGGCATTGCAGGATGTACCAGAAACAACATCCCGGGGATATTCACTGGGTGCCGGTGATACCGTCAGCATTGTGGTATATGGCGAGCCGGAAATGACCATGCATTTTATTATTGATAAAAGTGGCGCCATTAATTTCCCCTATATTGGCCCGCTGGTACTGAAAGGAAAAACGCCGGAGCAGGTCAGCGATGAGCTGACAACCCGCTTACGGGGAGAATACCTGAGTAAGCCCATGGTCACCGTCAGTATTGTGGCGTTTCGCAAGTTCTATATCTCCGGGGAGGTGAAAAATCCCAACGGCTACGCCTATGAACCGGGCCTGACCGTCGGCAGGGCTATTGCCCTGGCCGGTGGCTTTACTGACCGGGCCGATCGTAGCGACATCAGTATTCAGCGCGCGGGAGAAGGGGAATTACCAGGTAGTGTCGGGTCCGGATATGCCGTTCACCCCGGAGATATTGTAACTATTGGCATGGGGTTCTTTTAA
- a CDS encoding outer membrane beta-barrel protein, which produces MHTKYILFFFIIVTPGVRAELTPKSHIWPGGVEFQATADLNYGYEDNITYQKHHSDATGSGLLSMAPVLSWSASHGPDKYYLMYSGDYRHYTADSADDYNDHFLHLSGEWRYGLKHGVTVILEEALGHEDRGRDTTEGFSPAQFRQFGINSPLHTRLFNSEVRYSYGAPEGRGKAILALNHKTLRFGNDSNARRTDDDFYQYIRSQAWSENGLSAELIDRYTSRTRFRYGVMMNQRHYDTDSDKDTSEYYLLYGLKTQFSSRTLVDINVSWLYKTFDHNADAGDFNGLNWDIKGEWRPLRQSVFSVHSAQQIKDPSEAGGYILVSSYGVSYKHFWLGDRLSAQLDYSYITEDYKKQSNKRRDKNSVFTAGLHYEATPAVSLGVEYKLDVLKSNKDTYSFYIGQNEDREVIRTPGYDNSLIMLTAKVQI; this is translated from the coding sequence ATGCATACTAAATATATCCTTTTCTTTTTTATCATAGTCACCCCCGGGGTGCGCGCAGAGCTCACCCCAAAGTCACATATCTGGCCCGGTGGGGTGGAGTTTCAGGCAACGGCCGATCTGAACTACGGCTATGAGGATAATATTACCTACCAGAAACACCACAGTGATGCCACAGGCTCCGGCCTGCTGAGTATGGCGCCGGTCTTGTCGTGGTCTGCCTCCCATGGTCCGGATAAATATTATCTGATGTATTCCGGTGATTATCGCCATTACACCGCAGATTCGGCCGATGACTATAACGATCACTTTCTGCACCTGAGCGGAGAGTGGCGCTACGGGTTAAAGCACGGTGTTACGGTGATTCTGGAAGAGGCGCTGGGCCATGAAGATCGCGGCCGGGATACCACCGAGGGCTTTTCGCCAGCGCAGTTCAGGCAGTTTGGTATTAACTCGCCACTTCACACCCGGTTATTTAACAGTGAGGTACGCTACAGCTACGGCGCGCCAGAGGGACGAGGCAAAGCGATACTGGCGCTGAATCACAAAACCCTGCGCTTTGGTAATGACAGCAACGCCAGGCGGACAGACGATGATTTCTACCAGTATATCCGCAGCCAGGCCTGGTCGGAAAATGGCCTGTCGGCAGAGCTTATCGACAGATATACCTCCAGAACGCGTTTTCGTTACGGCGTGATGATGAATCAGCGCCACTACGACACGGACTCAGACAAAGACACCAGCGAATACTACCTGCTGTACGGCCTGAAAACGCAGTTTTCCAGCAGAACGCTGGTCGATATTAATGTCTCCTGGCTTTATAAAACCTTTGACCATAATGCGGATGCCGGCGATTTTAACGGGCTGAACTGGGACATTAAAGGTGAGTGGCGGCCGCTTCGCCAGTCTGTGTTCTCGGTACATTCGGCCCAGCAAATTAAAGATCCCTCTGAGGCGGGGGGATATATTTTAGTCTCAAGCTATGGCGTGTCATATAAACATTTCTGGCTCGGGGATCGTTTGTCCGCGCAGCTGGATTATTCATATATTACGGAAGATTATAAAAAGCAAAGTAATAAGCGGCGGGATAAGAACAGTGTTTTTACCGCCGGGCTGCATTATGAGGCAACACCGGCAGTAAGCCTTGGGGTTGAATATAAGCTGGATGTTCTGAAATCAAACAAAGACACATATTCATTTTATATCGGACAGAATGAGGATCGGGAGGTCATCAGGACGCCCGGTTACGACAATTCATTGATAATGCTTACAGCTAAGGTGCAGATTTAA
- a CDS encoding glycosyltransferase, which translates to MTLKPFISVSIKTLNEAECIEKTIDSIHHQLAGYPHKIIVADSLSVDNTQQLASAKGATVVSLTREEDRSCGVGHQLGWLYSEGEFLLLLDGDMELEPGFIDQAVAFLNEHPEYAGVAGTVVMDDAANYEFVSRKQRINKIYPLGDCDHLSGGGLYRRSAIEDIGYLTNRSLHAYEEAELGMRLLHAGYKLRRLDVPYFRHTSYTMATFAMLVFRWRNGFHQAPGELLRSAWGKPYFRDALRIVKNEVIFSGYLIVLLLALLTLSPVIIGLVLLPLVAFTLLKMVRNHSAVNGLFSVINMMVRGVGVIVGFLRPPRDPQLPPDSKIIHEQVNHEGVTGK; encoded by the coding sequence ATGACCCTTAAGCCCTTTATTTCCGTCAGCATTAAAACGCTTAACGAAGCGGAATGCATTGAGAAAACCATTGACAGTATTCATCATCAGTTAGCCGGTTACCCGCATAAAATTATCGTGGCCGACAGCCTGTCTGTTGATAATACTCAACAGCTGGCGAGCGCGAAGGGGGCGACGGTGGTGTCGCTCACCCGGGAAGAAGATCGCAGTTGTGGGGTAGGGCATCAGCTGGGCTGGCTTTACAGTGAAGGTGAGTTCCTGTTGCTGCTGGACGGCGACATGGAGCTGGAGCCCGGGTTTATTGACCAGGCGGTGGCCTTTCTCAATGAGCACCCGGAGTACGCCGGGGTGGCCGGCACCGTGGTGATGGATGACGCCGCGAACTATGAGTTTGTCTCCCGCAAGCAGCGCATCAATAAAATCTACCCCCTGGGTGACTGCGATCACCTCAGCGGTGGCGGCCTGTACCGGCGCAGCGCCATTGAGGATATTGGTTACCTGACCAACCGCAGCCTGCATGCTTACGAAGAGGCTGAACTGGGAATGCGGCTCTTGCACGCCGGTTATAAACTGCGCCGCCTGGATGTGCCCTATTTCCGCCATACCTCATACACCATGGCGACGTTTGCGATGCTGGTCTTCCGCTGGCGCAATGGCTTTCACCAGGCGCCGGGAGAGCTGCTGCGCAGCGCATGGGGGAAACCCTATTTTCGGGATGCGCTGCGGATTGTGAAAAATGAAGTGATCTTTTCCGGCTATCTGATTGTGTTATTACTGGCGCTACTGACCCTGTCGCCGGTGATTATCGGGCTGGTATTATTGCCGCTGGTGGCCTTTACGCTGCTGAAAATGGTCCGCAACCACTCAGCGGTTAACGGCCTGTTCAGCGTTATTAATATGATGGTTCGTGGGGTTGGCGTTATTGTCGGCTTTTTGCGCCCGCCACGTGATCCACAGCTCCCTCCTGACAGCAAAATAATCCACGAGCAGGTGAACCATGAAGGTGTTACTGGCAAATAA
- the mug gene encoding G/U mismatch-specific DNA glycosylase: MIEDVLAPHLRVVFCGINPGKSSAHLGLPFANPSNRFWKVIHLAGFTPQQLAPENFMQLADSGCGLTKLVDRPTVQASEVERMELKEGGNALRSKINRYQPAALAVLGKQAFAQAFSQRNVSWGRQPFNWGDTEVWVLPNPSGLNRSPLESLVSAYRELNEALHARGI; this comes from the coding sequence ATGATAGAAGACGTCCTGGCGCCTCATCTGCGCGTCGTGTTTTGTGGTATTAACCCGGGCAAATCCTCGGCCCATCTGGGGCTGCCCTTTGCCAACCCCTCCAACCGCTTCTGGAAAGTTATCCATCTCGCCGGGTTTACGCCGCAGCAACTGGCCCCGGAGAATTTTATGCAACTGGCAGACTCTGGCTGTGGCCTGACAAAACTGGTGGATCGCCCCACCGTGCAGGCCAGTGAGGTTGAGCGTATGGAGCTCAAAGAGGGGGGCAATGCGCTGCGCAGTAAAATCAACCGCTACCAGCCAGCCGCGCTGGCGGTACTGGGCAAGCAGGCGTTTGCGCAGGCCTTTTCCCAGCGTAATGTCAGCTGGGGGCGCCAGCCGTTTAACTGGGGCGATACTGAAGTCTGGGTGCTGCCAAACCCCAGCGGCCTGAACCGCAGCCCGCTGGAGTCACTGGTCAGTGCATA
- a CDS encoding glycosyltransferase family 4 protein — protein sequence MKVLLANKFFFIKGGAETVYFQERDNLKRAGVEVVDFSMQHERNFPSDYADYFVSNVDYHQSGGALSRIKTAVRFIHNSEACQKLRALLEKERPDIVHFHNIYHQLTPALIKVARDFGCKTVLTAHDYKIMCPAYSMLRDGKVCEACVTGTVFNAFRYRCQEGSASKSLLLSLEAVWQHAVKNYHALDVIIAPSEFLGRKLQHSLPDARIEVIVNGMDDQQAGIDSTQDEGYLLYVGRLSKEKGVPTLAKAHELMNNRIPLKIVGQGPLYDEMVATYPRAEFLGYVQQGETLDALIKGARAVVLPSECYENCSMAILEAMSFARPVIGARIGGIPEQVRDGTEGILFEPGNAQALARALDTLAENPALAHEMGHNARQRLCQKYSLRHHMTALQDVYRGLLGAS from the coding sequence ATGAAGGTGTTACTGGCAAATAAATTTTTCTTTATTAAAGGCGGGGCAGAAACGGTTTATTTCCAGGAGCGGGATAATCTGAAGCGTGCCGGGGTGGAGGTGGTGGACTTCTCCATGCAGCACGAGCGCAATTTCCCGTCTGACTATGCGGATTATTTTGTCAGCAATGTGGATTACCACCAGTCAGGCGGGGCCCTTTCCCGGATAAAAACCGCCGTCAGGTTTATTCACAACAGTGAAGCCTGCCAGAAATTACGCGCCCTGCTGGAAAAAGAGCGCCCCGATATTGTGCATTTCCACAATATCTACCATCAGCTTACCCCGGCGCTGATTAAAGTGGCCCGGGACTTTGGCTGCAAAACGGTGCTGACCGCTCACGACTACAAGATCATGTGCCCCGCATACTCTATGCTGCGCGACGGGAAGGTGTGCGAGGCCTGCGTGACCGGCACGGTGTTTAATGCCTTCCGCTACCGCTGCCAGGAGGGCTCCGCCAGTAAGAGCCTGCTGCTGTCGCTGGAGGCGGTCTGGCAGCATGCCGTGAAGAATTACCATGCCCTGGACGTGATTATCGCCCCCAGCGAATTTCTGGGCCGTAAGCTACAGCACTCCCTGCCGGATGCCCGCATTGAGGTGATCGTCAACGGCATGGATGACCAGCAGGCCGGTATCGACAGCACGCAGGATGAGGGATATCTGCTGTATGTGGGGCGCCTTAGCAAGGAAAAAGGCGTGCCCACCCTGGCAAAAGCCCATGAGCTGATGAATAACCGCATCCCGCTGAAAATTGTCGGCCAGGGGCCGCTGTACGACGAGATGGTGGCCACCTATCCCCGGGCGGAGTTCCTCGGCTACGTTCAGCAGGGAGAGACGCTGGACGCACTTATTAAAGGGGCCCGGGCCGTGGTGCTGCCGTCTGAATGTTACGAAAACTGCTCCATGGCTATTCTGGAGGCGATGTCTTTTGCCCGCCCGGTTATCGGGGCGCGCATTGGCGGTATTCCTGAGCAGGTGCGCGATGGCACCGAAGGGATCCTGTTTGAGCCCGGCAATGCGCAGGCGCTGGCCCGCGCCCTGGATACCCTGGCGGAAAACCCGGCCCTTGCCCACGAGATGGGCCACAACGCCCGCCAGCGTCTTTGCCAGAAGTATTCACTGCGCCACCATATGACGGCACTGCAGGATGTCTACCGCGGGCTGCTGGGCGCGTCATAA